A single Corallococcus exiguus DNA region contains:
- a CDS encoding heme/hemin ABC transporter substrate-binding protein, with amino-acid sequence MRRTAWKWGLATALFALAAHAAPPAPKPAPAPKLITIGPAITQTVFALGAGDRVVGVDDSSAALPEASKVRTVGYQRALSAEGVLSLGAGLLLGSAEAGPPPVLEQLTQAGMKVETFANEPTVEGARARIQGIAERLGTLEQGKALVAKLDADLKKAADRATQVKGTKPPRILAIYARGAGTMMVAGSGTVADTLIRLTGGMNAADSLPGYKPLGAEAVVAAAPEFVLLPASSVPSVGGAEGLAKLPGLSQVKGWKLVTVEDVDFMGLGPNLGQAVARVQDALAPASAPAKGGGK; translated from the coding sequence ATGAGGCGGACGGCCTGGAAGTGGGGCCTCGCCACGGCCCTGTTCGCGCTGGCGGCGCACGCGGCGCCTCCCGCCCCCAAGCCCGCACCGGCTCCGAAGCTCATCACCATTGGACCCGCCATCACGCAGACGGTGTTCGCGCTGGGCGCGGGCGACCGGGTGGTGGGCGTGGACGACTCCAGCGCGGCGTTGCCGGAGGCGTCGAAGGTGCGCACGGTGGGCTACCAGCGCGCGCTGTCCGCGGAAGGCGTGCTGTCGCTGGGCGCGGGCCTGCTGCTGGGCTCCGCGGAGGCCGGGCCTCCGCCGGTGCTGGAGCAGCTCACGCAGGCGGGCATGAAGGTGGAGACGTTCGCCAACGAGCCCACGGTGGAGGGGGCGCGCGCTCGCATCCAGGGCATCGCGGAGCGGCTGGGCACGCTGGAGCAGGGCAAGGCGCTGGTGGCGAAGCTGGACGCGGACCTGAAGAAGGCTGCGGACCGCGCGACGCAGGTGAAGGGCACGAAGCCGCCGCGCATCCTCGCCATCTACGCTCGCGGCGCGGGCACGATGATGGTGGCGGGCTCGGGCACCGTGGCGGACACGCTCATCCGCCTGACGGGCGGGATGAACGCGGCGGACTCGCTGCCGGGCTACAAGCCGCTGGGCGCGGAGGCCGTGGTGGCGGCGGCGCCGGAGTTCGTGCTGCTGCCCGCGAGCTCGGTGCCGTCCGTGGGCGGCGCGGAGGGGCTGGCGAAGCTGCCCGGGCTGTCGCAGGTGAAGGGCTGGAAGCTCGTCACCGTGGAGGACGTGGACTTCATGGGCCTGGGGCCCAACCTGGGCCAGGCGGTGGCCCGCGTGCAGGACGCGCTGGCCCCGGCTTCGGCTCCGGCGAAGGGCGGCGGCAAATGA
- a CDS encoding FecCD family ABC transporter permease — protein MSASEAMPVPASRPVPSRLPGAGPWGTLGLLLALMVLASLAVGSMTVPPSAILGSLWEALGLGEASHKLDAMQRAVLLTLRLPRMLMAVMVGGVLATTGAALQALFRNPLVEPGLLGTSSGAALGAVLAIVLDVTLAAHVGPLRMLVVPGAAFLGALAATVLALRLGTGGGRTDAPRVLLAGVAVSAGAFAGMGLLTHVASDAQLRTITFWSLGSLGGASWETVGAAAIPLVVTLGLLLSEARALNLMLLGEREAWHLGVDVERLKRKLILAAALGVGAAVSFCGMIGFVGLLVPALLRIALGPDHRRLLAASALSGASLLLAADLLARTLSSPSELPVGALTSVLGVPAFIGLLARKGAA, from the coding sequence ATGAGCGCGTCGGAGGCCATGCCCGTGCCCGCTTCGCGTCCGGTGCCTTCGCGGCTGCCGGGCGCGGGGCCCTGGGGGACGCTGGGGCTGCTGCTGGCGTTGATGGTCCTGGCGTCGCTGGCGGTGGGCTCCATGACGGTGCCGCCGTCCGCCATCCTCGGAAGTCTTTGGGAGGCGCTGGGCCTGGGCGAGGCCTCCCACAAGTTGGACGCCATGCAGCGAGCGGTGCTGCTCACCTTGCGCCTGCCGCGCATGCTGATGGCCGTGATGGTGGGCGGGGTGCTGGCGACGACGGGCGCCGCGCTCCAGGCACTCTTCCGCAATCCGCTGGTGGAGCCCGGCCTTCTGGGCACCTCCAGCGGGGCGGCGCTGGGCGCGGTGCTGGCCATCGTGCTGGACGTGACGCTGGCCGCGCACGTGGGGCCTTTGCGGATGCTGGTGGTGCCGGGGGCGGCCTTCCTGGGCGCGTTGGCGGCGACGGTGCTCGCCCTGCGGCTGGGCACGGGAGGCGGGCGCACGGACGCGCCGCGCGTGCTGCTGGCTGGCGTGGCGGTGAGCGCGGGCGCGTTCGCGGGCATGGGCCTGCTCACGCACGTCGCGTCGGACGCGCAGTTGCGCACCATCACCTTCTGGAGCCTGGGCAGCCTGGGCGGCGCGTCGTGGGAGACCGTGGGCGCCGCGGCGATTCCGCTGGTCGTGACGCTGGGGTTGCTCTTGAGCGAGGCCCGGGCGCTCAACCTGATGCTCCTGGGCGAGCGTGAGGCGTGGCACCTGGGCGTGGACGTGGAGCGGCTCAAGCGAAAGCTCATCCTCGCCGCCGCGCTGGGCGTGGGAGCCGCGGTGTCGTTCTGCGGGATGATTGGCTTCGTGGGCCTGCTGGTGCCGGCGCTGCTGCGCATCGCGCTCGGTCCGGACCACCGCAGGCTGCTGGCCGCGTCCGCGCTGTCGGGGGCTTCGCTGCTGCTCGCGGCGGATCTGCTCGCGCGCACGCTGTCCTCCCCATCGGAGCTGCCGGTGGGCGCGCTCACGTCGGTGCTGGGCGTGCCCGCCTTCATCGGACTGCTCGCGCGCAAGGGGGCGGCATGA
- a CDS encoding TetR/AcrR family transcriptional regulator has protein sequence MPRRPPPSRRRAPRQERAQATVDAILTATARVLLRDGYEAASTNRIAQEAGVSVGSLYQYFPSKEGLVTALMEQHRARSLADFESGLVPLAGQPLPVAMRAIIRQVLAVKRENPRLQQVLHELMPRMRQWGLSDAYSQRLHRLVRAFLAPRFEDLRPRNLDMAVFILVNTVEALCHTALTDRPDYVEDDAFVDEIAALAVGYLRPEPAQARPRRATRERVARV, from the coding sequence ATGCCCCGCCGTCCCCCTCCCTCCCGTCGCAGAGCGCCCCGCCAGGAGCGGGCGCAGGCCACGGTTGACGCCATCCTCACCGCGACTGCTCGCGTTCTGCTCAGGGACGGCTACGAGGCCGCGAGCACCAACCGCATCGCCCAGGAGGCGGGGGTGAGCGTGGGCTCGCTCTACCAATACTTTCCCAGCAAGGAGGGGCTGGTGACGGCGCTGATGGAGCAGCACCGCGCGCGGTCGCTGGCGGACTTCGAGTCCGGGCTGGTGCCGCTCGCCGGGCAGCCGCTTCCGGTGGCGATGCGCGCCATCATCCGGCAGGTGCTCGCGGTGAAGCGGGAGAACCCTCGCCTGCAGCAGGTGCTTCACGAGCTGATGCCGCGGATGCGGCAGTGGGGCCTGTCGGATGCGTACTCGCAGCGGCTGCACCGGCTGGTGCGTGCGTTCCTCGCGCCCCGCTTCGAGGACCTGCGCCCCCGGAACCTGGACATGGCGGTCTTCATCCTGGTGAACACCGTGGAGGCGCTGTGCCATACGGCGCTGACGGACCGGCCGGACTACGTGGAGGACGATGCGTTCGTGGATGAAATCGCCGCGCTCGCGGTCGGCTACCTGCGTCCGGAGCCGGCCCAGGCGCGTCCAAGGCGCGCGACGCGGGAGCGCGTGGCCCGCGTGTGA
- a CDS encoding HmuY family protein — protein MFLIPFRPGFLGRACAALLIAGLGTACGDDLQPTPGPGEDENPVVTPQDGANLKHQDNGDGSFTSVVDATDGAVWVGMDLDTGKQVSATEDAVWDLAFQRYTVKARGGVSGTGNVQVAIVPGTTFSALTQAPASGYMTDAADGPDTGDSPDTVFNLGDGWYVYDLPTHTLTPREQLYVVRSDSGTYFKVQVQSYYDAAGTPAMMKLLWAQVAAPAGGQP, from the coding sequence ATGTTCCTCATTCCCTTCCGTCCCGGCTTCCTGGGCCGCGCCTGCGCGGCGCTGCTCATCGCGGGTCTGGGCACCGCATGCGGTGACGACCTCCAGCCCACGCCAGGGCCTGGCGAGGACGAGAACCCCGTCGTCACGCCGCAGGACGGCGCGAACCTGAAGCACCAGGACAACGGCGACGGTTCGTTCACCTCCGTCGTCGATGCGACCGACGGGGCCGTTTGGGTGGGCATGGACCTGGATACGGGCAAGCAGGTGAGCGCGACGGAGGACGCGGTCTGGGACCTGGCCTTCCAGCGCTACACGGTGAAGGCGCGCGGGGGCGTCAGCGGCACGGGCAATGTGCAGGTGGCCATCGTGCCGGGCACGACGTTCTCGGCGCTCACCCAGGCGCCCGCGTCCGGCTACATGACGGACGCGGCGGATGGCCCGGACACCGGCGACAGCCCGGACACCGTCTTCAACCTGGGGGACGGCTGGTACGTCTACGACCTGCCGACCCATACGCTCACGCCGCGTGAGCAGCTCTACGTCGTGCGCTCGGATTCCGGGACGTACTTCAAGGTGCAGGTGCAGTCGTACTACGACGCCGCCGGCACGCCCGCGATGATGAAGCTGCTCTGGGCGCAGGTGGCCGCGCCGGCCGGGGGGCAGCCGTGA
- a CDS encoding heme ABC transporter ATP-binding protein: protein MSLEARGIEVWRGRGRVAGPLSLEVQPGEVLAVVGPNGAGKSSLVAALSGELRCKTGDVYLEGRALHQWPYLERAQRLGVLPQESSLGFGFTSLEVAALGRSPHARRGGDASDLDIARAALDATDTQHLASRAYTTLSGGERQRVQLARVLAQLWTPPAHGHRYLLLDEPTASLDLSHQHLVLERARAFAQDGGAVLAVLHDLNLAARYADRIAVLDQGRCVETGTPSGVLTPGLIAGTFGLQVEVVSRPDLPGPLVIPLGRAPAPP, encoded by the coding sequence ATGAGCCTGGAAGCTCGCGGCATCGAGGTGTGGCGCGGGCGGGGCAGGGTGGCCGGTCCGCTGTCGCTGGAGGTCCAGCCCGGCGAGGTGTTGGCCGTGGTGGGCCCCAACGGCGCGGGCAAGTCGTCCCTGGTCGCGGCGCTGTCGGGCGAGCTGCGCTGCAAGACGGGCGACGTGTACCTGGAGGGTCGCGCGCTGCATCAGTGGCCCTATCTGGAGCGCGCACAGCGGCTGGGCGTGCTGCCGCAGGAGTCATCCCTGGGCTTCGGCTTCACCTCGCTGGAGGTGGCGGCCCTGGGCCGCAGCCCGCATGCCCGGCGTGGCGGTGACGCGTCCGACCTGGACATCGCCCGCGCGGCGCTGGATGCCACGGACACGCAGCACCTGGCCTCGCGCGCGTACACCACGCTCTCCGGTGGCGAGCGGCAACGCGTGCAACTGGCTCGCGTGCTGGCCCAGCTGTGGACGCCGCCCGCGCACGGCCACCGCTACCTGCTGCTGGACGAGCCGACGGCAAGCCTGGACCTGTCCCACCAGCACCTGGTGCTGGAGCGTGCCCGCGCCTTCGCGCAGGACGGCGGCGCGGTGCTCGCGGTGTTGCATGACCTGAACCTGGCCGCGCGGTACGCGGACCGCATCGCGGTGTTGGACCAGGGCCGGTGCGTGGAGACGGGCACGCCTTCGGGCGTGCTGACGCCCGGCCTCATCGCGGGCACCTTCGGGTTGCAGGTGGAGGTGGTGTCGCGGCCGGACCTGCCCGGACCGCTGGTGATTCCCCTGGGCCGCGCACCCGCGCCGCCCTGA
- a CDS encoding hemin-degrading factor — MGRTGEGSPLAALRERWVALRESEPRMRIRDAADKLGVSEAELLATGLNGELVRLEPRLDVLLPRLESLGRVMALTRNASAVHEKKGIYRKVELHGARALVLDEDIDLRLFLSRWCFVFALREDLSGTVRRSFQVFDAAGTAVHKIYLQDDANVAAFEGLVRELQHEDQSHVLDVVPVSPPAEPRPDSEIDALGLKAGWRALQDTHEFFALLGKFKVARTQALRLAGTEFAKPVTPDSLGWTLERAAASELPIMVFVGNPGAIQIHTGPVRTVRPMGPWMNVMDPGFNLHVRADHVHTAWVVRKPTRDGDVTSLELFDKAGENIALLFGKRKPGELESPAWRTLMEELVRTLPAVEVAS, encoded by the coding sequence ATGGGCCGCACGGGGGAGGGGAGCCCGCTCGCCGCGCTGCGGGAGCGCTGGGTGGCCCTGCGTGAATCCGAGCCGCGCATGCGCATCCGCGACGCGGCGGACAAGCTTGGCGTGAGCGAGGCGGAGTTGCTCGCCACCGGCTTGAACGGCGAGCTGGTGCGGCTGGAACCGCGCCTGGACGTGCTGCTGCCCCGCCTGGAGTCGCTGGGCCGGGTGATGGCGCTCACGCGCAACGCGTCCGCGGTGCACGAGAAGAAGGGCATCTACCGCAAGGTGGAGCTGCACGGCGCCCGGGCGCTGGTGCTGGACGAGGACATCGACCTGCGGCTGTTCCTGTCGCGCTGGTGCTTCGTCTTCGCGCTGCGCGAGGACCTCTCCGGCACGGTGCGCCGCAGCTTCCAGGTGTTCGACGCCGCCGGCACGGCGGTGCACAAAATCTACCTCCAGGACGACGCGAACGTCGCCGCCTTCGAGGGGCTGGTGCGCGAGCTCCAGCACGAGGACCAGAGCCACGTGCTGGACGTGGTGCCGGTGTCTCCTCCCGCCGAGCCCCGGCCGGACTCGGAGATCGACGCGCTGGGGCTCAAGGCCGGCTGGCGCGCGCTCCAGGACACGCACGAGTTCTTCGCGCTGCTCGGCAAGTTCAAGGTGGCGCGCACGCAGGCGCTGCGGCTTGCCGGGACGGAGTTCGCGAAGCCGGTGACGCCGGACTCGCTGGGCTGGACGCTGGAGCGCGCCGCGGCGAGCGAGCTGCCCATCATGGTGTTCGTGGGCAACCCGGGCGCGATCCAAATCCACACCGGCCCGGTGCGCACGGTGCGGCCCATGGGGCCGTGGATGAACGTGATGGACCCGGGCTTCAACCTGCACGTCCGCGCGGACCACGTCCACACCGCCTGGGTGGTGCGCAAGCCCACGCGCGACGGCGACGTCACCTCGCTGGAGCTGTTCGACAAGGCGGGAGAGAACATCGCGCTGCTGTTCGGCAAGCGGAAGCCGGGCGAGCTGGAGTCCCCCGCGTGGCGGACGCTGATGGAGGAGCTGGTCCGGACGCTGCCCGCGGTGGAGGTGGCGTCATGA